A region of Dioscorea cayenensis subsp. rotundata cultivar TDr96_F1 chromosome 5, TDr96_F1_v2_PseudoChromosome.rev07_lg8_w22 25.fasta, whole genome shotgun sequence DNA encodes the following proteins:
- the LOC120260333 gene encoding LOW QUALITY PROTEIN: histone deacetylase 2 (The sequence of the model RefSeq protein was modified relative to this genomic sequence to represent the inferred CDS: inserted 2 bases in 1 codon), translating into MASSSTTLPNAPGXTPDAIRRARILSSKLYFDVPPSKVSLIYSPSYDIAFLGIEKLHPFDSSKWGRICQFLISEGVLEKSQIVEPLEALQDDLLVVHPESYLSSLKSSLKVSLIIEVPPVAALPNCLLQRKVLYPFRKQVGGSILAAKLAKERGWAINVGGGFHHCSANEGGGFCVYADISLCIQYAYVRLNISRAMIIDLDAHQGNGHERDFSDDRRIYIMDMYNSGIYPLDFEASRYIDQKVELVSGTKTKDYLDQLDKSLEVARNSFDPELIVYNAGTDILDGDPLGRLKISPEGVTARDEKVFRFAKEQNIPIIMLTSGGYMKSSARVIADSITNLAKKNLIEIPSKLSRK; encoded by the exons ATGGCCTCATCCTCCACCACCCTTCCCAACGCTCCTGG TACCCCCGATGCCATCCGCAGAGCTCGGATACTCTCCTCCAAGCTCTACTTCGATGTGCCTCCCTCCAAG GTTTCGTTGATCTATTCGCCCTCTTATGACATCGCGTTCCTTGGAATCGAGAAATT GCACCCTTTTGATTCATCTAAATGGGGGCGAATATGCCAGTTTCTGATTTCAGAAGGAGTTTTGGAGAAGTCTCAAATTGTAGAGCCATTAGAAGCTTTACAAGACGACCTACTGGTG GTGCACCCTGAATCATACTTGAGCAGTCTTAAAAGCAGTTTGAAGGTCTCCCTTATCATTGAG GTACCACCTGTTGCGGCCCTTCCCAACTGCCTTCTACAGAGAAAGGTGCTTTACCCATTTCGCAAACAG GTGGGAGGTTCTATATTGGCAGCAAAACTTGCAAAAGAGCGAGGTTGGGCAATAAATGTTGGCGGAGGATTCCACCATTGTTCTGCAAATGAGGGTGGTGGGTTTTGTGTTTATGCTGATATTTCTTTATGCATTCAATATGCATATGTCCGGTTAAACATTTCAAG GGCAATGATTATTGATCTTGATGCTCACCAAGGGAATGGCCATGAAAGAGACTTCTCTGATGACA GGAGAATCTATATCATGGACATGTACAACTCTGGAATCTATCCTCTT GACTTTGAGGCAAGCAGATATATCGACCAGAAGGTAGAATTAGTG AGTGGAACAAAAACAAAGGACTACTTGGATCAGTTAGACAAGTCACTTGAG GTTGCAAGAAACAGTTTTGATCCTGAATTGATTGTGTATAATGCTGGCACCGATATACTTGACGGAGATCCTTTGGGAAGGTTAAAG ATCAGTCCTGAAGGAGTAACTGCAAGAGATGAAAAAGTGTTCAGATTTGCCAAAGAACAGAATATACCAATTATCATGCTTACATCTG GTGGCTATATGAAGTCAAGTGCTCGAGTCATAGCGGATTCAATAACAAACCTGGCAAAGAAAAACTTGATTGAAATACCAAGCAAATTGAgcagaaaataa
- the LOC120260642 gene encoding thioredoxin-like 2, chloroplastic — MADALLHFYLTSNLSLQSPPPPELRCDPVKHAAAASPVVRRPIIRLPRLKAHGIVSQNEGPKWWERNAGKNMVDVHSTEEFLNQLSEAGDRLVIVEFYGTWCASCRALFPKLCRTARDHPDVLFLKVDYDENQPMCRRLNVKMLPCFQFYRGADGLLESFSCSLPRFQKIIDAITTHNTPRCSLGPPLGIGNIGLEALNFIGEVC; from the exons ATGGCGGACGCTCTGCTCCATTTCTACCTCACTTCCAACCTTTCTCTTCAAAGCCCGCCGCCACCGGAGCTCCGGTGTGATCCCGTCAAGCACGCCGCCGCCGCATCCCCCGTCGTCCGCAGGCCAATCATCCGTTTGCCTCGTCTGAAG GCTCATGGTATTGTTTCTCAGAATGAAGGTCCCAAATGGTGGGAGAGAAATGCAGGGAAAAACATGGTTGATGTGCATTCTACTGAGGAGTTTTTGAATCAGTTGAGTGAAGCTGGAGATAGGCTTGTAATTGTTGAATTTTATGGCACTTGGTGCGCTTCATGTAGAGCTCTTTTCCCAAAG TTATGCAGAACAGCTCGAGATCACCCTGATGTTTTATTCCTCAAGGTGGACTATGATGAAAACCAGCCAATGTGCAGGAGACTGAATGTTAAGATGCTTCCTTGTTTCCAGTTTTACCGTGGTGCAGATGGATTATTGGAGTCATTTTCTTGCTCCCTTCCAagg TTTCAAAAAATTATCGATGCTATTACTACACATAACACACCACGGTGTAGCCTTGGTCCACCTTTGGGTATTGGAAATATCGGCCTTGAAGCCTTAAACTTCATTGGAGAAGTCTGCTGA
- the LOC120260641 gene encoding V-type proton ATPase subunit B2-like: protein MGVAQNSIDMEEGTLEIGMEYRTVSGVAGPLVILEKVKGPKYQEIVNIRLGDGTTRRGQVLEVDGEKAVVQVFEGTSGIDNKYTTVQFTGEVLKTPVSLDMLGRIFNGSGKPIDNGPPILPEAYLDISGSSINPSERTYPEEMIQTGISTIDVMNSIARGQKIPLFSAAGLPHNEIAAQICRQAGLVKRLEKSDNLLEDGEEENFAIVFAAMGVNMETAQFFKRDFEENGSMERVTLFLNLANDPTIERIITPRIALTTAEYLAYECGKHVLVILTDMSSYADALREVSAAREEVPGRRGYPGYMYTDLATIYERAGRIEGRKGSITQIPILTMPNDDITHPTPDLTGYITEGQIYIDRQLHNRQIYPPINVLPSLSRLMKSAIGEGMTRRDHSDVSNQLYANYAIGKDVQAMKAVVGEEALSSEDLLYLEFLEKFERKFVTQGAYDTRNIFQSLDLAWTLLRIFPRELLHRIPAKTLDQYYSRDSAH, encoded by the exons ATGGGTGTGGCACAGAACAGTATTGACATGGAGGAGGGAACATTGGAGATTGGCATGG AATACAGGACTGTTTCTGGAGTGGCAGGACCTCTAGTTATTTTGGAGAAGGTCAAG GGACCCAAGTACCAGGAAATTGTCAATATTAGATTGGGAGATGGCACAACTCGACGTGGGCAGGTCCTTGAAGTTGATGGTGAGAAGGCTGTTGTGCAG GTTTTTGAGGGAACGTCAGGAATTGACAACAAATATACAACTGTCCAATTCACAGGAGAG GTTTTGAAAACACCTGTTTCCTTGGATATGCTTGGACGGATTTTCAATGGTTCAGGGAAACCAATAGATAATGGTCCTCCAATTTTGCCTGAGGCTTACTTGGATATTTCTG GAAGTTCAATCAATCCCAGTGAACGAACATATCCTGAAGAGATGATTCAAACAGGAATATCAACCATTGATGTCATGAACTCTATTGCTCGAGGGCAAAAAATCCCTCTTTTTTCTGCAGCCGGTCTTCCTCATAATGAAATAGCTGCTCAAATTTGTAGACAAGCTGGTTTGGTGAAGCGTTTGGAGAAGTCTGATAATCTTTTGGAG GATGGAGAGGAGGAGAATTTTGCAATTGTGTTTGCAGCTATGGGAGTAAACATGGAAACTGCACAGTTTTTTAAACGAGATTTTGAAGAAAATGGTTCAatggagcgagtcacccttTTCCTAAATCTG GCAAATGACCCCACAATTGAACGTATTATCACCCCTCGAATTGCTCTCACTACAGCAGAATACTTAGCTTATGAATGTGGGAAGCATGTGCTTGTCATCCTAACAGACATGAGCTCATACGCAGATGCACTTCGTGAG GTATCTGCAGCCAGAGAGGAGGTCCCTGGAAGACGTGGTTATCCTGGGTACATGTATACTGATCTGGCTACTATTTATGAGCGTGCTGGACGTATAGAGGGAAGAAAAGGATCTATCACACAGATCCCTATCTTGACCATGCCTAATGatg ATATAACACATCCAACACCTGATCTTACTGGATACATCACTGAGGGTCAAATCTACATTGACAGGCAGCTTCATAATCGGCAG ATATACCCTCCGATCAATGTCCTCCCATCACTCTCAAGGCTGATGAAG AGTGCAATTGGTGAGGGCATGACTCGCCGTGATCACTCGGATGTGTCTAACCAG CTCTACGCTAATTATGCTATTGGGAAAGATGTTCAAGCCATGAAAGCAGTTGTCGGAGAGGAGGCACTCTCTTCAGAGGATCTG CTGTACCTAGAGTTTCTGGAAAAGTTTGAGAGGAAATTCGTTACCCAAGGGGCATATGACACCCGAAACATTTTCCAGTCTCTTGATCTTGCCTGGACGCTGCTTCGCATCTTCCCTCGAGAGCTTCTCCATCGCATACCTGCGAAGACTTTGGACCAGTACTACAGCCGAGACAGCGCGCACTGA
- the LOC120261030 gene encoding H2.0-like homeobox protein, which yields MPKSIFSDKPIPTKKKRRSSLFDVVKSSDKFTTPKLIQDSFTLSLAPSSIMSSSSTLDHHHHHHQQQQQQQPPPQQPPQLDLELSISSPGIGTVRVT from the exons ATGCCCAAAAGTATTTTCTCAGACAAACCAATCCCAACAAAGAAGAAACGCCGCTCTAGCCTCTTTGATGTG GTTAAAAGTTCAGACAAGTTCACAACTCCAAAGCTCATACAAGATTCATTCACTCTTTCTCTTGCTCCATCATCAATAATGAGTTCTTCAAGTACtcttgatcatcatcatcatcatcatcaacaacaacaacaacaacaaccaccacCACAACAACCACCACAGCTTGATCTAGAGCTTAGCATCTCCTCCCCTGGCATTGGCACTGTTAGAGTTACCTAA